The Mycolicibacterium boenickei genome has a segment encoding these proteins:
- a CDS encoding class I SAM-dependent methyltransferase produces the protein MGAQAYEQYEVIADEYARTFPNGFESRPLDRAILHSFAELAVRSGGTRALDVGCGPGQAAAELASCGLRTEGVDGSAAMIALARQQWPEVRFQTADMFDLPFEAETFDAVCAWYSIIHTPGEALPELFAEYRRVLTDPGWLLLAFQTEGETAVYDQAFGRDVNLTFLRHDTAMVCDALERSGFTVYATTKRARQAQLDEPTAQAMVIAHARDVKDHS, from the coding sequence GTGGGTGCCCAGGCATACGAGCAGTACGAAGTGATCGCCGATGAGTACGCCCGGACGTTCCCCAACGGGTTCGAATCCCGGCCCCTCGATCGCGCGATCCTGCACTCCTTCGCGGAGCTGGCGGTGCGGTCCGGCGGCACGCGGGCCCTCGACGTGGGATGCGGGCCCGGCCAGGCCGCCGCCGAGCTGGCCTCCTGCGGGCTGCGCACCGAAGGTGTCGACGGCTCTGCGGCGATGATCGCCCTCGCCCGGCAACAGTGGCCGGAGGTGCGGTTTCAGACCGCCGACATGTTCGACCTGCCGTTCGAGGCGGAGACGTTCGACGCGGTGTGCGCGTGGTACTCGATCATCCACACGCCGGGCGAGGCACTGCCCGAGCTGTTCGCGGAGTACCGCCGCGTCCTGACCGATCCGGGTTGGCTGCTGCTGGCGTTCCAGACCGAGGGCGAGACGGCGGTCTACGACCAGGCCTTCGGCCGGGACGTGAATCTGACCTTCCTGCGACACGACACCGCCATGGTGTGCGACGCCCTGGAACGGTCGGGCTTCACCGTGTACGCCACGACCAAGCGGGCGCGGCAGGCGCAGCTGGATGAGCCCACGGCCCAGGCCATGGTCATCGCGCATGCTCGCGACGTCAAAGATCACTCTTGA
- a CDS encoding ArsR/SmtB family transcription factor: MHAFDILGDPVRRRILELIQTDELSSGAITEVIRAEFDISQPAVSQHLKVLRDNGFASVRAAGTRRLYRVDTGPLREVDQWLERFRRNWTPHLDALATEIARGKRERRRTTNKETSP, translated from the coding sequence GTGCACGCCTTCGACATCCTCGGAGATCCGGTGCGCAGGCGGATCCTGGAGCTCATCCAAACCGACGAGCTGTCATCCGGGGCCATCACCGAGGTGATCCGCGCCGAGTTCGACATCAGCCAGCCGGCGGTGTCCCAGCATCTCAAGGTGTTGCGGGACAACGGTTTCGCCAGCGTCCGGGCCGCAGGCACGCGTCGCCTGTACCGCGTCGACACCGGACCGTTGCGTGAGGTCGACCAGTGGCTGGAGCGGTTTCGGCGCAACTGGACACCGCACCTGGACGCACTGGCGACCGAGATCGCACGGGGCAAGCGGGAACGACGCAGAACCACGAACAAGGAGACCTCCCCATGA
- a CDS encoding SRPBCC family protein has product MIDVQQQLNSVRRRVGRKTFEAREARVVSVSQTYDTDAADLWDACTSIERIPRWFLPITGDLQVGGRFQLEGNAAGEVLSCDPPRTFTTTWESMGATSWVEVTITEAGENRATFTLDHIMHSGDDDEFWLQFGPGAVGVGWDSGLLGLAGYLSGGDRITPEEGAAWAAGDEGRAFMTAASELWYQADLAAGEDPAQARAAADRTAAAYTAT; this is encoded by the coding sequence ATGATCGACGTCCAGCAGCAACTCAACTCCGTGCGCCGCAGGGTGGGCCGCAAGACGTTCGAGGCCCGCGAAGCGCGCGTCGTGAGCGTCAGCCAGACCTACGACACCGATGCCGCCGATCTGTGGGATGCCTGCACCAGCATCGAGCGGATCCCCCGCTGGTTCCTGCCGATCACCGGCGACCTGCAGGTGGGCGGCCGATTCCAGTTGGAGGGCAATGCGGCCGGTGAGGTGCTGAGCTGCGACCCGCCACGAACCTTCACGACGACGTGGGAGTCCATGGGAGCGACCAGTTGGGTCGAGGTCACGATCACCGAAGCCGGTGAGAACCGGGCCACCTTCACGCTCGACCACATCATGCACTCCGGCGACGACGACGAGTTCTGGTTGCAGTTCGGGCCGGGAGCCGTCGGAGTCGGTTGGGACTCCGGGCTTCTCGGCCTCGCCGGCTACCTCAGCGGCGGGGACCGCATCACTCCGGAGGAGGGCGCGGCCTGGGCGGCCGGCGACGAAGGCCGCGCGTTCATGACCGCGGCGAGCGAACTCTGGTACCAGGCGGACCTGGCCGCCGGCGAGGACCCGGCACAGGCCCGCGCCGCGGCGGACCGTACCGCTGCGGCCTACACCGCCACCTGA
- a CDS encoding peroxynitrite isomerase, whose amino-acid sequence MPDLHPNLTVLAPLLGTWAGPGAGEYPTIDSFEYLEEITFGHVGKPFLTYSQRTRARDDGRPLHAETGYLRVPAPGRVEWVLAHPTGITEIQEGTVRVEDGRIDMELAATTIGLTATAKNVAALSRSVRVAGDQLTYDLQMGAVGQPLQHHLSATLTRKSE is encoded by the coding sequence GTGCCCGACCTCCACCCGAACCTGACCGTGCTGGCTCCGCTGCTCGGTACCTGGGCCGGTCCCGGGGCGGGCGAGTATCCGACGATCGACTCGTTCGAGTACCTCGAGGAGATCACCTTCGGCCACGTCGGCAAGCCGTTCCTGACCTACAGCCAGCGCACCAGGGCCCGCGACGACGGCCGGCCGCTGCACGCCGAGACCGGGTACCTCCGGGTCCCGGCGCCCGGCCGGGTCGAATGGGTGCTGGCGCATCCGACCGGCATCACCGAGATCCAGGAGGGCACGGTGCGCGTCGAAGACGGGCGCATCGACATGGAGCTGGCCGCGACCACCATCGGGCTGACCGCAACAGCCAAAAACGTTGCGGCACTGTCACGCTCCGTCCGCGTCGCCGGCGATCAGCTGACGTACGACCTGCAGATGGGTGCTGTCGGTCAGCCACTGCAACACCACCTTTCCGCGACCCTGACCAGGAAGAGCGAATGA